The following is a genomic window from Petrotoga sp. 9PW.55.5.1.
TATTTTAGCCAAATCTTACGAAGTTAAAGGAAAATATGAAGCCTCTATTAATGCATATAAGACGGCTATGAAAATTAAAGAAAAAAAAGAGGGAAGTGAATAAGATTTCTTTTTTAGTAATATCAACAACTTTAAAAGAAACTTTAGTAATACTAAAAGACAAAAAAAATAAAATTTATAAAAAAACTTTAACGGGGAAAAAATCAGGAAATTATCTCTCTGTTGCTGTGAAAGAAGTTATGGAAAAGGCTAAATTAAGTATAAAAAGTATAGAAGATTTTGGAGTTGATATTGGGCCTGGTTCATTCACAGGAATAAGGGTTGCTATCTCTACGCTTCAAGGTCTTTTAATAAATGATCCAGATAAGGAAGTTTACTCTTTTTTTTCATCTGATATTTTGTATTTTTCTGCTATAAAAAACAGTGTCCTAAAAGAGAAAAAAGTGAGTGTATTGAAAAAAGCGAGAGAGAATGCTGCTTATGTAACCCTATACGAAAAAGGGGAAATGATTTTCGGACCAGAAATGGTATTTGATAACTCTTTAAATAAAATAATTGGAGATAGCGTTTTAATAAACGAAGAGGCAGGTTATTTTAAACAAAGATGTAATTTAAAAAATGAAATAGAAATTATAAATATTGATGAAAAAGTTGTTTTTGAGGTTGTAAAAAAAAGCAAAAAAGTAAAAATCAAAGATCTAAAGCCTCTTTACCTGCAAAAACCAATAGCTGTTGAAAATTATGAAAAAAATAAAAACAAGATTTAATTTTTGTGAACCTTATCAAGTAAAAGATGCAAGGAAAAGCCAACAAAAAAATTCAGACTATAAAAAAGATTTATTGGCGAGCGGTATTTAAAATTCAAAAAGTATATTAAAACTGAAATAACTACTCCCGTTATAATTGAATGCCACATCCCTCTATGTTTAGTAAGCTTATTAAATATGAAACCCAAAATCATTCCGATTAAAATTCCTACTACTATTATTAAAAAGGATGATATGTTAGAAGATAAATTAAACTGTTCTATAAATATTTGTTTGTAATCAAAAATATAATAAACTGAACCAATTACTAAAAATAGTCTAAAAAATTTGTTGATAAAAGCATTGTGGTGGTCAACATCAGGGAAATCACTTCCTAAAACAAAAAGAAGGAAAGATGCAAAAATTTCACTAGGAACATAATAAATATCATAAAAAAAATAACTGTAAATTAGGTTAAAGATTAAAAAGAAGAGAGGAAAGGCTATAATACCGCTAATGATATGTGTTTTAAAGTTTGGCATTGTCTATATCACTCATCTGTTCCTTTTCTT
Proteins encoded in this region:
- the tsaB gene encoding tRNA (adenosine(37)-N6)-threonylcarbamoyltransferase complex dimerization subunit type 1 TsaB encodes the protein MNKISFLVISTTLKETLVILKDKKNKIYKKTLTGKKSGNYLSVAVKEVMEKAKLSIKSIEDFGVDIGPGSFTGIRVAISTLQGLLINDPDKEVYSFFSSDILYFSAIKNSVLKEKKVSVLKKARENAAYVTLYEKGEMIFGPEMVFDNSLNKIIGDSVLINEEAGYFKQRCNLKNEIEIINIDEKVVFEVVKKSKKVKIKDLKPLYLQKPIAVENYEKNKNKI
- a CDS encoding metal-dependent hydrolase translates to MPNFKTHIISGIIAFPLFFLIFNLIYSYFFYDIYYVPSEIFASFLLFVLGSDFPDVDHHNAFINKFFRLFLVIGSVYYIFDYKQIFIEQFNLSSNISSFLIIVVGILIGMILGFIFNKLTKHRGMWHSIITGVVISVLIYFLNFKYRSPINLFYSLNFFVGFSLHLLLDKVHKN